The Deltaproteobacteria bacterium genome has a segment encoding these proteins:
- a CDS encoding PilT/PilU family type 4a pilus ATPase, giving the protein MKYTELLNNLLNFILDKYEGVSDINFSPGKLPQVEINGQLVNVPLSTFKNMLLPYQTELIALSMLDNDEILMKTLLVEGSVDLSYALPTRGRFRVNIFTQRGSYSIVLRVIPTSIPSVEELKLPQTLKDICKEKNGLVLVTGPTGSGKSTTMASLIDMINAHYSYHIITIEDPIEFLHRHKKSTINQRELGSDTSTFKSALRAALRQAPKVILVGEMRDRETIEIALEAGETGHLVISTLHTIDAPKTIDRIIGVFPKNEEAAIRRRLASAIKWVVSQRLVPEEGGGRIACVEILRTSERTRDYIIHGEKAGKSLHDVMKDGHTTLGTQTFDMVLKDYVEKGIVSLETGLLYATNANDLKVQLGEKANQPQPGIGGDEESEGGGGLDLELDVKELI; this is encoded by the coding sequence GTGAAATATACTGAACTGCTAAATAATCTCCTCAATTTCATCCTCGACAAATATGAGGGGGTCTCTGACATTAATTTTTCACCGGGAAAACTGCCGCAGGTTGAAATTAACGGCCAACTCGTTAACGTCCCGCTCTCTACCTTCAAGAACATGCTTCTTCCCTACCAGACAGAGTTGATTGCTCTAAGTATGCTCGACAATGACGAAATATTGATGAAAACACTGCTTGTAGAGGGCTCAGTGGATCTCTCTTACGCACTTCCTACAAGAGGCCGGTTCAGAGTCAACATTTTTACCCAGCGCGGGAGCTACTCCATCGTCCTCAGAGTCATTCCCACAAGCATCCCTTCTGTAGAAGAGCTGAAGCTTCCACAAACACTGAAGGATATATGCAAAGAGAAAAACGGCCTCGTCCTGGTAACCGGCCCGACAGGAAGCGGCAAATCGACAACGATGGCTTCCCTCATCGATATGATTAATGCCCATTACTCCTATCACATCATTACTATTGAAGACCCCATAGAATTTCTCCACCGTCACAAAAAATCGACCATTAACCAGCGTGAACTCGGTTCCGATACGTCGACTTTCAAATCGGCGCTGAGAGCAGCTCTCAGGCAAGCGCCAAAAGTCATCCTTGTCGGTGAAATGAGAGACAGAGAAACCATCGAGATTGCCCTTGAAGCGGGTGAAACGGGACACCTCGTCATATCCACGCTGCATACCATCGATGCGCCCAAAACAATCGACAGGATAATCGGGGTTTTCCCTAAAAACGAAGAAGCAGCCATCAGAAGACGCCTTGCCTCAGCCATTAAATGGGTTGTATCGCAAAGGCTCGTTCCCGAAGAAGGGGGCGGCAGGATTGCCTGCGTGGAAATTTTGAGAACAAGCGAAAGAACAAGGGATTATATCATTCATGGTGAAAAAGCCGGAAAATCACTCCATGACGTTATGAAAGACGGACATACAACGCTGGGCACTCAGACCTTTGACATGGTACTGAAGGATTATGTGGAAAAGGGAATTGTATCCCTCGAAACGGGCCTCCTTTATGCAACAAATGCCAACGATCTCAAAGTTCAGCTTGGAGAGAAAGCAAATCAACCGCAACCCGGCATCGGTGGTGACGAAGAAAGTGAAGGCGGCGGCGGACTTGACCTGGAGCTGGACGTTAAGGAACTCATCTAA
- a CDS encoding response regulator encodes MKITCQNEECGTIISIPDEKVPAKPVRIACPKCKSPNIVTPPKAPADEAAPKAAPPREGDLEQTIMNKVEERISSLRNELLGQLQHPTPATGSFTPNETGAIPFAGGTLSKKALICDDDKMACQIINDSVSTLGYEVDEVETIEGALKILDHSELDYSLILIDKVFPDDAEGGYKILSKIATMQIDARRKIFVVFISGEIKSGDPSAAFLSGANIIVNKQDIGQLSTIIENEMADYDKLYKIFRKCLETFKSVRRD; translated from the coding sequence ATGAAGATTACATGCCAGAATGAAGAGTGCGGGACTATAATCAGTATACCCGATGAGAAGGTTCCCGCCAAACCCGTAAGAATTGCCTGCCCCAAGTGCAAAAGTCCTAATATTGTAACGCCTCCAAAAGCTCCGGCAGATGAAGCGGCTCCAAAAGCAGCGCCTCCCCGGGAAGGCGACCTTGAGCAGACTATTATGAACAAGGTGGAAGAGAGGATTTCCTCGCTTAGAAATGAACTCCTGGGACAACTTCAGCACCCGACGCCGGCAACGGGATCATTTACCCCTAACGAAACAGGAGCGATACCGTTTGCCGGGGGGACACTGTCTAAAAAGGCCCTTATTTGTGATGACGACAAGATGGCCTGTCAAATTATCAATGACAGCGTAAGCACTTTGGGTTACGAAGTGGACGAAGTAGAGACTATCGAAGGGGCTTTAAAAATTCTTGACCATTCTGAACTGGATTACAGCCTTATACTTATTGATAAGGTCTTTCCCGATGATGCAGAAGGTGGCTACAAGATACTGTCCAAAATAGCTACCATGCAGATTGATGCAAGAAGAAAGATTTTCGTCGTTTTTATCAGCGGTGAAATAAAGTCGGGCGATCCCAGCGCTGCCTTCCTTTCAGGCGCAAATATTATAGTAAATAAACAGGATATCGGGCAGCTTTCGACTATTATTGAAAACGAAATGGCCGACTATGACAAGCTTTACAAGATTTTCAGGAAATGCCTGGAAACATTCAAATCTGTCAGAAGGGACTGA